One window from the genome of Acidobacteriota bacterium encodes:
- the recG gene encoding ATP-dependent DNA helicase RecG, whose protein sequence is MTLDDPLQSLNGIGPRRAADLERVGLRTVGDLLSRFPLRYEDRSTFRDMATVSEGEVATICGTVVSCGLRLTRRPGFKIFHAVVRDGSGTLRVSWLNQPYMTDVIHRGAVIVLFGEITRRDPGGLQLTNPQYELVDEEDADTIHTGRIVPVYEKAGSVTGRIQRRIVHDALRQLPAELPDLMPPWLFNSVALADWRTALIESHFPAPGTDLVALNAFRSPAQLRLIFDEFLHFQLGLLLRRQAADAERKPAAVVVNDRIRDAVRARLPFALTDGQRSALKEIVTDMTRPQAMHRMLQGDVGTGKTIVALLAAVVAIENGLQVAMMAPTEILAEQHYLTVRRLLETSPYRVALLTGSTPTADRRRVQGEIESGMAQLVVGTHALVQQKVTFSRLGLVVIDEQHRFGVMQRAILREKGWRPDVLVMTATPIPRTLALTTYGDLDVSVIRELPPGRTPIKTTATPQSRRDEIYACVRSELEQGRQAYIVYPLIEESSKVDLRAATEAADTLAAEVFPAYRVALLHGRLKPEEKDHIMREFAAGRVHVLVSTTVIEVGIDVPNASVMVVEHAERFGLAQLHQLRGRVGRGGHQSFCVLLYQAPLGVQGRERLKTLVETADGFVIAERDLALRGPGDFFGTRQSGAPTLRSGDLLRDHEVMERARTLAGVALSRRGEGEALLDEVRRTWSARFGLASVG, encoded by the coding sequence GTGACGCTCGACGACCCGCTGCAATCGCTGAACGGCATCGGTCCGCGCCGGGCCGCGGATCTCGAACGCGTCGGACTCCGCACCGTCGGCGATCTGCTCAGCCGTTTTCCACTCAGATACGAAGATCGCTCGACGTTTCGCGATATGGCCACCGTGAGCGAGGGTGAGGTCGCCACGATTTGCGGCACGGTCGTCTCGTGCGGGCTGCGTCTGACTCGCCGCCCAGGATTCAAGATCTTTCATGCCGTCGTCCGGGACGGGAGTGGAACTCTTCGCGTCTCGTGGCTGAATCAGCCGTACATGACCGACGTCATCCACCGGGGCGCCGTCATCGTGCTCTTCGGAGAGATCACGCGGCGCGACCCGGGCGGGCTGCAACTGACCAATCCACAGTACGAACTGGTCGACGAGGAGGATGCCGACACGATTCACACGGGCCGCATCGTGCCGGTATACGAGAAGGCTGGATCGGTGACGGGACGTATCCAGCGCCGCATCGTGCACGACGCGCTGCGGCAACTGCCCGCCGAACTGCCTGACCTCATGCCGCCGTGGCTCTTCAATTCAGTCGCGTTGGCCGACTGGCGGACGGCGCTGATCGAGTCGCATTTTCCGGCTCCGGGAACGGATCTGGTTGCCCTCAACGCGTTCCGGAGCCCGGCGCAGTTGCGGCTCATCTTCGACGAGTTTCTTCACTTCCAACTCGGGTTGCTGTTGCGGAGGCAGGCCGCCGACGCCGAGCGCAAACCTGCCGCGGTCGTGGTGAATGACAGGATTCGCGATGCCGTCAGGGCCCGGCTGCCGTTCGCGCTCACCGACGGACAGCGATCCGCGCTGAAAGAGATCGTCACCGACATGACGCGTCCGCAGGCCATGCACCGGATGCTCCAGGGCGATGTGGGGACAGGCAAGACGATTGTCGCGCTGCTTGCCGCTGTGGTGGCCATCGAGAACGGGTTACAGGTGGCGATGATGGCACCCACCGAGATTCTCGCCGAGCAGCACTACCTGACGGTGAGGCGCCTGCTCGAGACCTCGCCATACCGCGTCGCGCTGCTGACCGGGTCGACGCCGACCGCGGACCGACGGCGCGTCCAGGGCGAGATCGAATCCGGCATGGCGCAACTGGTGGTCGGGACGCATGCGCTGGTGCAGCAGAAGGTGACGTTCTCGCGGCTCGGCCTTGTGGTGATTGACGAACAGCATCGGTTTGGCGTCATGCAGCGGGCCATCCTCCGCGAGAAGGGATGGCGACCCGACGTGCTCGTGATGACGGCCACGCCGATTCCGAGAACCCTGGCGCTCACGACGTACGGCGATCTCGACGTGTCCGTCATTCGGGAGTTGCCGCCCGGCAGGACGCCGATCAAGACGACGGCGACACCCCAGTCGAGGCGCGACGAGATCTACGCGTGTGTCCGGAGCGAACTCGAGCAGGGGCGTCAGGCTTACATTGTCTACCCGCTCATCGAAGAGTCGTCCAAGGTGGATTTGAGAGCCGCGACCGAGGCGGCCGACACCCTGGCCGCTGAGGTGTTCCCGGCGTACCGGGTGGCGCTGCTTCACGGGCGACTCAAGCCCGAAGAGAAGGACCACATCATGCGGGAGTTCGCCGCGGGCCGCGTACACGTGCTCGTGTCGACGACGGTCATCGAAGTCGGCATTGATGTGCCGAACGCGTCTGTGATGGTCGTCGAACACGCCGAGCGGTTCGGGCTGGCGCAACTGCACCAGTTGAGAGGGCGCGTGGGCAGGGGAGGGCACCAGTCCTTCTGCGTGTTGTTGTATCAGGCGCCGCTTGGCGTGCAGGGGCGCGAGCGCCTCAAGACGCTGGTCGAGACCGCCGACGGATTTGTGATTGCCGAACGGGACCTGGCGCTTCGGGGCCCAGGCGATTTCTTCGGAACCCGGCAATCGGGCGCGCCGACATTGCGTTCGGGGGACCTGCTGCGCGACCATGAGGTGATGGAGCGTGCGCGGACGCTCGCGGGCGTTGCGCTCTCGCGGCGCGGCGAAGGCGAGGCCTTGCTCGACGAGGTTCGACGGACGTGGAGCGCGCGATTCGGGCTGGCCTCGGTCGGGTAG
- a CDS encoding RNA polymerase sigma factor, which translates to MADATATCGAEAIPINWIGSVVSDSTAGTDANPPLGECDDAALVRACLDGRTEAFDVIVERHRRTVYRLCYRFVGRHEDATDLSQDVFLRAYRGLRRFRGDSSLATWLYRIGVNVCLNKVSIRTPVLTSLDETAPLPARGEDAAGAVLREERARRVRAAVARLPRKQRATLILRVYQELSHKQIAGVLQTSEGAVKANFFHALGNLKRALAKQDLG; encoded by the coding sequence ATGGCGGATGCAACAGCGACGTGCGGGGCTGAAGCGATCCCGATCAACTGGATCGGCAGCGTGGTGAGCGACTCGACGGCGGGCACCGACGCCAATCCGCCGTTGGGGGAGTGTGACGACGCGGCGCTCGTGCGGGCGTGCCTGGACGGGCGGACCGAGGCGTTCGACGTGATCGTCGAGCGGCATCGCCGCACGGTCTACCGGCTGTGTTATCGGTTCGTCGGGCGGCACGAAGACGCGACGGACTTGTCGCAGGACGTGTTCCTGCGCGCCTATCGAGGCCTTCGCCGATTCCGCGGGGACTCGTCGCTGGCCACCTGGCTCTACCGCATCGGCGTGAATGTGTGCCTCAACAAGGTGTCGATTCGGACGCCTGTGCTGACCTCGCTCGATGAGACGGCTCCTCTGCCGGCGCGGGGAGAGGACGCCGCTGGTGCGGTGCTGCGGGAGGAACGAGCCCGGCGGGTGCGGGCGGCCGTGGCGCGGCTGCCGCGCAAACAGCGCGCGACGCTCATCCTGCGCGTCTATCAGGAACTGTCGCACAAGCAAATCGCTGGTGTGCTGCAGACGTCGGAGGGCGCGGTGAAGGCCAACTTCTTCCACGCGCTTGGCAACCTCAAGCGGGCGTTGGCGAAGCAGGATCTCGGGTGA
- the lexA gene encoding transcriptional repressor LexA, giving the protein MAFPLTRRQREILDYLGEFIQQHGYAPSLEEIGRRFGLSSLATVHKHLTNLQEKGFIRRAWNRSRSVELVPTRGGGRAVELPLLGFVAAGVPIEAVATSESIAVPEDLVGKRDTYVLKVRGDSMIDEQIRDGDFVVVEDRKTAENGEMVIALLGGSDVTLKKFYREDGRIRLQPANPAMQPLLVTPDQLQIQGVVVGVMRKY; this is encoded by the coding sequence GTGGCCTTTCCACTTACACGACGCCAGAGGGAAATCCTCGACTACCTCGGAGAATTCATCCAGCAGCACGGCTATGCCCCGAGCCTCGAAGAAATCGGCCGGCGCTTCGGATTGTCTTCACTGGCCACCGTGCACAAGCACCTGACCAACCTGCAGGAGAAGGGCTTCATTCGCCGTGCGTGGAACCGCAGCCGGTCGGTTGAACTGGTGCCGACACGTGGCGGTGGCCGGGCAGTTGAGTTGCCGCTGCTCGGGTTTGTCGCGGCCGGCGTGCCTATCGAGGCCGTCGCCACATCCGAGTCGATCGCGGTGCCCGAAGATCTGGTCGGCAAACGCGACACGTACGTGCTGAAGGTCCGCGGCGATTCGATGATCGACGAGCAGATTCGCGACGGCGACTTCGTGGTCGTCGAGGATCGAAAAACCGCCGAGAACGGAGAGATGGTGATTGCGCTGCTCGGCGGGTCGGACGTCACGTTGAAGAAGTTCTACCGCGAAGACGGGCGCATCAGGCTCCAGCCGGCCAACCCGGCCATGCAGCCGCTGCTGGTGACACCAGACCAACTGCAGATTCAGGGCGTGGTCGTCGGTGTCATGCGAAAATACTGA
- a CDS encoding DUF3467 domain-containing protein has translation MADESRQVNFTIVPADSADQERTYANFCAVSHTPFDFTLTFCEVLPLSEQDVKHAEADHVVRAPVRVKVVVPVQVMPSLIAALQDQFRSFNESYANVGWSKGPVH, from the coding sequence ATGGCTGACGAATCGCGTCAGGTCAACTTCACCATCGTTCCAGCCGACTCGGCCGATCAGGAACGCACGTATGCCAACTTCTGCGCCGTCTCCCACACGCCGTTCGACTTCACGCTCACGTTCTGTGAAGTGCTGCCGCTCTCGGAACAGGATGTGAAGCACGCCGAGGCCGACCATGTCGTCCGCGCGCCCGTGCGCGTCAAGGTCGTGGTTCCGGTCCAGGTGATGCCCAGCCTGATCGCGGCGCTTCAAGATCAGTTCCGGTCGTTCAACGAGTCGTACGCCAACGTGGGCTGGTCGAAGGGACCGGTGCATTAG
- the nth gene encoding endonuclease III, which yields MKTAEVVQGVLEALSRQHPGADTELRHGNAFELLVATILSAQATDVGVNRVTPDLFARYPDAATLASAAQEDVERLVKSTGFFRQKTRAIIGMSQALIERHGGDVPRTMDALVKLPGVGRKTANVVLGHAMGIPGLAVDRHVLRVSNRIGIASSDDPERVEQQLTGALPPGWWTRAADTMTLHGRRICKPTPQCERCAVNALCDFRRSTGRAARAPVVSKHSPAPARSRGRRPAATGRRTPKR from the coding sequence GTGAAAACCGCTGAAGTGGTTCAGGGCGTTCTCGAGGCGCTGTCGCGCCAGCACCCCGGTGCCGACACGGAGCTGCGCCACGGAAACGCCTTCGAGTTGCTGGTTGCCACCATCCTCTCGGCCCAGGCCACCGATGTCGGCGTGAACCGGGTCACGCCGGATCTATTCGCCCGGTACCCCGACGCGGCCACGCTGGCCTCGGCGGCGCAGGAAGATGTGGAGCGGCTGGTCAAATCGACGGGCTTTTTCCGTCAGAAGACCCGCGCCATCATCGGAATGTCGCAGGCGCTGATCGAGCGGCATGGTGGTGACGTGCCGCGCACCATGGACGCGCTCGTCAAACTGCCGGGCGTCGGGCGGAAAACGGCCAACGTCGTCCTGGGCCACGCGATGGGCATTCCCGGACTGGCCGTCGATCGGCACGTGCTGCGCGTGAGCAATCGCATCGGCATCGCGTCGTCCGATGATCCCGAACGCGTCGAACAGCAGTTGACCGGCGCGCTACCACCTGGGTGGTGGACGCGTGCAGCCGACACCATGACGCTCCACGGGCGCCGGATCTGCAAGCCCACGCCGCAATGCGAGCGCTGTGCGGTCAATGCGCTGTGCGATTTCCGTCGCTCGACTGGACGCGCAGCCCGAGCGCCCGTGGTAAGCAAACACTCCCCAGCTCCAGCCAGATCGCGCGGGCGACGTCCCGCAGCCACTGGCCGGCGCACTCCCAAGCGATGA
- a CDS encoding metallopeptidase family protein has product MTRARFEQLVANAVQTIPRRFRQQIQNLAIIVEDEPDDELLDDMEIEPPDTLFGLYQGTPLTERRWDHGNVLPDRIVLYQGPIEDVCESDDEVVATIGETLIHEVGHYFGMTEEELEEIEERYWRSYDVGSGPEDNR; this is encoded by the coding sequence ATGACCCGGGCGCGCTTCGAGCAACTCGTGGCCAACGCGGTGCAGACGATTCCCCGGCGTTTCCGACAGCAGATCCAGAACCTCGCCATCATCGTCGAAGACGAGCCCGACGACGAATTGCTCGACGACATGGAGATCGAGCCGCCGGACACGTTGTTCGGCCTCTACCAGGGCACGCCGTTGACGGAACGGCGGTGGGATCACGGCAATGTGCTCCCGGATCGGATCGTGCTGTACCAGGGCCCGATCGAGGACGTCTGCGAATCAGACGACGAGGTCGTCGCCACCATTGGCGAGACGTTGATTCACGAGGTCGGTCATTACTTCGGCATGACCGAAGAAGAACTCGAGGAGATCGAAGAGCGATACTGGCGCAGCTATGACGTGGGCAGCGGGCCGGAGGACAACCGATGA
- the rsmA gene encoding 16S rRNA (adenine(1518)-N(6)/adenine(1519)-N(6))-dimethyltransferase RsmA produces the protein MTTARRRFGQHFLEPVWIDKVLAAAGPRAGDHFVEIGPGRGAITRPLAERVASVTAIELDRDLVTWLEPRVARNVRVLSGDFLTLTRDAIFSGVRPDESVRIIGNLPYNVSSPILFRLLELHRETGRLIDASLMLQREVADRIAAAPGSRETGVLSVMVQLDADVETVLTLPPGAFRPAPKVWSAVVRVRFRPPIVPISADSRRLFETLVRSIFAQRRKTLANSLRALATSLGAEPRMVLLSAGIDPSRRPETLHLVDLAKLADTLRSLSRPSVV, from the coding sequence ATGACGACGGCCCGGCGGCGCTTCGGACAGCACTTTCTGGAACCAGTCTGGATCGACAAGGTGCTGGCTGCGGCCGGCCCCAGAGCCGGCGACCATTTCGTCGAGATTGGTCCAGGCCGGGGCGCTATCACGCGGCCGCTCGCCGAACGGGTGGCAAGCGTCACGGCCATCGAGCTCGATCGCGATCTGGTGACGTGGCTGGAACCGCGCGTCGCTCGAAACGTCAGGGTGCTGTCGGGCGACTTCCTCACGCTGACGCGAGACGCGATCTTCTCCGGTGTGAGACCGGATGAATCGGTTCGCATCATTGGCAATCTGCCCTACAACGTGTCGTCCCCGATCCTGTTCCGCCTGCTCGAACTCCATCGCGAGACAGGCCGACTGATTGACGCGTCGCTGATGCTCCAGCGCGAAGTCGCCGATCGCATCGCGGCCGCACCGGGTTCACGGGAGACTGGCGTGTTGTCGGTCATGGTCCAACTCGATGCCGACGTCGAGACCGTCCTGACGCTGCCGCCGGGCGCCTTCCGGCCTGCTCCGAAGGTGTGGTCAGCGGTCGTGCGGGTACGGTTCAGGCCCCCGATTGTGCCGATTTCGGCCGACTCGAGGCGGCTGTTCGAGACCCTGGTTCGATCGATCTTCGCCCAGAGAAGAAAGACTCTGGCCAACTCCCTCCGCGCGCTGGCCACCTCGCTCGGCGCAGAGCCGAGAATGGTGCTCCTCTCGGCAGGCATTGACCCGTCCCGACGGCCCGAGACGCTGCATCTTGTGGACCTGGCGAAGCTTGCGGACACGCTGCGGTCGTTATCCCGACCTTCTGTGGTATAG
- a CDS encoding ribonuclease J — protein sequence MSDQSAVPVCAQPLLEVVPLGGLGEFGLNMMAVSYADTLLIVDAGSMFPEPELLGVDLIIPDLTYLQQHAAHTSAVVLTHGHEDHIGALSHVMRTVKGPVYGTPLTLALAESKLAEHNLDTGDRLIGVRPRDKVVVGDFTVEFLRVTHSMPDCVAIAIHTPVGIIICTGDFKIDQTPIDGEHFDFHRLAQLGSEGVLALFSDSTNIERPGFTGSELSVIEAFEEIFSSTKGKIVVTSFATSIFRIQLLVNLAAQFNRKVAFVGRGMVETSQIAQRLGYLKVPAGLAIRDVEVKSHAPESVLCLVTGSQGEPLSALSRIAINDHRHVSLSPEDVVVFSAREIPGNERSIDRVVNHIARRGAEIINQGDKHVHVSGHASEEELKLMLSLVRPRCFVPIHGSFRQRSRHARVGERLTRDLPDRVKVLVAENGDLLSFDRAGGSITGKVPTGRVLIDGSAISGLGEEVLRDRRHLAEDGLIVPVIAINKQTGMIEGVPEIITRGLAMEQGDDSPLRDAARLIAELLESASVEERTDYGMMKDKLGVELRRFIRKRFGQRPLVLPVIMEI from the coding sequence ATGTCCGACCAGTCGGCTGTACCTGTTTGCGCCCAGCCCCTGCTCGAAGTCGTGCCTCTCGGCGGCCTCGGAGAGTTCGGCCTCAATATGATGGCCGTCTCCTACGCCGACACCCTGCTCATCGTGGATGCCGGTTCCATGTTCCCGGAGCCCGAACTGCTGGGCGTCGATCTCATCATCCCGGATCTGACCTACCTCCAGCAGCACGCCGCCCACACGTCCGCGGTCGTCTTGACGCACGGCCACGAAGATCACATCGGCGCGCTCTCGCATGTCATGCGTACGGTCAAGGGCCCGGTGTACGGTACGCCGCTCACGCTGGCGCTGGCCGAGTCGAAACTCGCTGAGCACAACCTTGACACGGGGGACCGCTTGATTGGCGTGCGGCCGCGCGATAAGGTCGTCGTCGGCGACTTCACGGTCGAGTTCCTGCGGGTCACGCACAGCATGCCGGATTGCGTCGCGATCGCGATCCATACACCGGTCGGCATCATCATCTGCACGGGCGACTTCAAGATCGATCAGACACCGATCGACGGTGAGCACTTCGATTTCCACCGGCTGGCGCAGTTGGGCAGCGAGGGGGTCCTGGCGCTGTTCTCGGACAGCACGAACATCGAACGCCCCGGCTTCACGGGCTCGGAACTCTCCGTCATCGAGGCGTTCGAGGAGATCTTCTCGAGCACCAAGGGCAAGATTGTCGTGACGTCGTTTGCGACAAGCATCTTCCGTATCCAGCTCCTGGTGAATCTCGCGGCGCAGTTCAACCGCAAGGTCGCCTTCGTTGGCCGCGGCATGGTGGAAACCTCGCAGATTGCCCAGCGACTTGGCTATCTCAAAGTGCCCGCCGGCCTGGCGATCCGCGATGTGGAGGTGAAGTCGCACGCGCCGGAATCCGTGCTGTGCCTGGTGACCGGCAGCCAGGGCGAGCCGCTGTCGGCGCTCTCCCGTATCGCCATCAACGATCACCGGCACGTCAGTTTGTCTCCCGAAGACGTCGTGGTGTTCTCGGCACGGGAAATTCCTGGCAACGAACGATCGATCGACCGCGTCGTCAACCATATCGCCCGGCGCGGGGCCGAGATTATCAACCAGGGCGACAAGCACGTCCACGTCTCCGGACACGCCAGCGAAGAAGAACTCAAGCTGATGCTCTCGCTGGTGCGGCCGCGGTGTTTCGTGCCCATTCACGGCTCGTTCAGGCAACGATCCCGACATGCGCGCGTGGGCGAGCGGTTGACACGGGACCTGCCCGACCGGGTCAAGGTGCTCGTTGCGGAAAACGGCGACCTGCTGAGCTTTGACCGCGCCGGCGGCTCGATCACCGGCAAGGTCCCAACCGGGCGGGTGCTCATCGATGGCTCGGCGATCAGCGGCCTGGGCGAAGAGGTGCTGCGGGACCGCCGGCATCTCGCCGAGGACGGCCTGATCGTGCCGGTGATTGCGATCAACAAGCAGACCGGGATGATTGAAGGTGTGCCGGAGATCATCACCAGGGGGCTCGCCATGGAGCAGGGCGACGACAGCCCGCTGCGTGACGCCGCCAGGCTCATCGCCGAGCTGCTGGAATCGGCCAGCGTCGAGGAGCGGACCGACTACGGCATGATGAAAGACAAACTGGGCGTCGAACTGCGGCGCTTTATCCGAAAGCGCTTCGGGCAGCGGCCGCTGGTGCTGCCCGTGATCATGGAGATTTGA